TCTACCATGCCAATATAGAGGTTGCAAGGCTTAAAGTGTTCATACCCCAACTTTTCAGCCACTGAGTATGGCATTAAACTCACTGAAGCTCCCAGATCACACAAACATTTGTTGAAGTGCATGTAACTAATGGAGCAAGGCAGATTAAATGATCCTGGGTCTTCAAGTTTGTTTGGTATAACAGCTTCCCCAATCTCTTTTAGATCCTTCATGTCTTGTTCCTGAGCTTTCATCTTGGATAATTCAAGCAGCATGTCCTTGTAGGAAGGattttgaacaaatttgttcaagtcaggccctctctcctcttccttgtaGGCAATGGTAATCTCTTGTATAACCATTACTTCCTTCAAGactttcacttcctcttgttgcaaggccatcacttcctccttcttctcaatgacaacctcttgtTGTATGGCCAttacttccttcttttcaatgactacttcttccttcaaagccatcacttcctctttcttctcaatgacaACCCCTTCTTTAAAAGccttcacttcctcttgttgcaaagccatcatttcttttttctcaataattttcCTTAGTTCCTTtagcttttgtgccttgaaacgcccagggaatggcagaggtggtttgtaagctggaggaatgtacttagcaggcttgacagcttttgtgtcttcaactcgatcatgcactcggtcgagtgcaagctcgagcacctggtcgagtggtTTCCCTGCTTCAGTCTGCTTTGAAAAACCTTCACTCTGGGCTTCCATAAGTGACAaatcctccccaacttgaacctcactgtcctcagtgataTTTTCCTCATGGAGATGGATTGCTTTAACAGTGatctcccttgggttttgaatggCTTGTTCAAGAAGTTGGTGtggcttaggagctgaagtagaagcaatgGAGCTCTCCATGTACTGGAATAAAGAGGTCAGACTCTCAAGATGGTTACTCAGGTCATGAGAATAAGAATTCAATTTTTGGGTCTGCTCTTCAAACTGCCTTGCCTCCTCAGTCTGCTtattggcttgcccaagcaacaattgttgcatcatagctcttaagtcaaGTTCTTGGGCTTGGCAGGTCTGAAACATTGGAGGGTGACACCATTGAGCCTGGAACTCTGGTTGCTGGTGCATGGGTACATAATGGAACATACTGCTTTCAAACATGATTACTGACTCGAActgacactcggtcgagcaccAGCTCGAATGGaaggtcgagtcgactgggaagtggtgtcTAAATAGATATGGCTTCTGACTCGAGCAGGTGCTTgatcactgctcggtcgagtggttgtCGAGTtgttggtcgagtgggtacctgaaactcaagacaacccagcaacagaagattcgagtgcagcaacttcacaagtgtataaacgaacttaatcttagactaatatggatcctaaatgtcacaaaaacacactcaaatggacaacagcgccaaattgaaactcaCTTTGTTTGGTGGTGGTGAgagatgaatgtatgcaatggtgagatatgaatgaatggatggtaa
The Camelina sativa cultivar DH55 chromosome 15, Cs, whole genome shotgun sequence DNA segment above includes these coding regions:
- the LOC104748641 gene encoding uncharacterized protein LOC104748641 produces the protein MVIQEITIAYKEEERGPDLNKFVQNPSYKDMLLELSKMKAQEQDMKDLKEIGEAVIPNKLEDPGSFNLPCSISYMHFNKCLCDLGASVSLMPYSVAEKLGYEHFKPCNLYIGMVDGSKRDVLGIIENFPVXRCSS